A single genomic interval of Lactococcus sp. S-13 harbors:
- a CDS encoding leucine-rich repeat domain-containing protein, translated as MQKFTITRVVLTAGVLTVMGSPVYLTSPKVLTKVRVEAATVKPTFQDQGQLTYSLDSTNLTAEVSGFSGTAGSDVVIPDEITCNGVNYAVTSVGAYAFSNTGIHSVVIGNNVVDINTSAFQTTSAFPDFYKKALTEVILGEKVQNIKTDAFAGNALTSIVLPDSVVKIATRAFSNNALAEVSFSAQVTDVMSKAFQNNQLTRISFAPEAQTVVGSAAFSGSPVQFLALGTGVTLADDALNKSSLLYQQLADMPTSGLRTVEVLADGSLKKSWEGQDEDSSLNTPEGQNSETSSSEEEESSPTAQEGVQETGEAPQQESTETSVSAPNDLPSSEASQDDTSTLDTEGEGQASASNADNIQISSKTIQNSLEETGETQAQDSTETSASVPSDLASSEAPQDDVSVLDTGGEVQASATDSSVKTDGSIGDQTESDLDDTPQLAQQEETTTPASLGSAQSDLNLKENSDSQQQNEVLGFEGASMSENKTDLDLVNNAATQQSEVTPDSLGGLNASEGSDLDKENTLPKEGAQASIGEMIKQDEKQSLVGDLTLEMGVSVAESVGDTAIDQNNLDPAAGTQELKKPVESDENYAGIIPKEVGEGILETFTDVLDTQAGNRMSEISQPRLATQQGEFKQKEEQIIPPEQAADAKNSIGSLNLESTSQTDKKVLENLSDVNYPAPNAKMKNLTTSKIETGGRYHAKNDLADKNLLTDSAIATEKLNHVDQQPEENADGLEILLTKIPSVKSLVKDKLKVLNLPLPAGAVPAIVVKATRENADENFVSEKGESSTQKSTVKADTDEKKIGNTAEPANFVPLTPIGTKLFQLANSKPTDLFNPDSQQKSTGLQHSRAKINLVLLVPSLVLIALLLRLRSSTRRNKK; from the coding sequence ATGCAAAAATTTACAATTACAAGAGTTGTTTTGACAGCTGGTGTCTTGACGGTTATGGGGAGTCCGGTGTATCTGACGAGTCCGAAAGTACTGACGAAAGTGAGAGTGGAGGCGGCAACGGTCAAGCCTACCTTTCAAGACCAAGGGCAATTGACGTATAGTTTAGATTCCACAAATTTGACCGCAGAGGTAAGTGGTTTTTCTGGTACAGCGGGGAGCGACGTGGTTATTCCTGATGAAATTACTTGTAATGGGGTGAATTACGCAGTCACGTCTGTTGGAGCTTATGCTTTTTCAAATACTGGGATTCATTCGGTGGTGATTGGTAATAATGTTGTGGATATAAACACGAGCGCCTTTCAGACAACATCGGCCTTTCCGGATTTTTATAAAAAAGCGCTGACAGAGGTTATTTTGGGAGAGAAAGTCCAAAATATAAAAACCGATGCCTTTGCTGGGAATGCCCTGACAAGTATTGTATTGCCTGATTCAGTCGTGAAAATTGCGACACGAGCGTTTTCTAATAACGCGTTGGCAGAAGTTTCTTTTAGTGCTCAGGTCACGGATGTCATGAGCAAAGCTTTCCAGAATAATCAATTGACACGTATTTCGTTTGCGCCTGAGGCACAGACAGTGGTTGGCTCAGCCGCCTTTTCGGGTAGCCCAGTGCAATTTTTAGCTTTAGGGACGGGAGTCACTTTGGCTGATGATGCGTTGAATAAAAGTAGTTTACTTTATCAACAGCTTGCTGATATGCCGACAAGTGGTTTGCGGACAGTTGAAGTTTTAGCAGATGGAAGTTTGAAAAAAAGTTGGGAGGGACAGGATGAGGATTCTAGTTTGAATACTCCAGAAGGACAAAATTCTGAAACAAGTTCTTCTGAAGAGGAAGAATCTTCACCAACGGCTCAAGAGGGTGTGCAGGAGACTGGTGAAGCGCCGCAGCAGGAGTCTACGGAAACTTCTGTATCAGCTCCGAACGATTTGCCGAGTTCTGAGGCGTCCCAAGATGATACTTCAACTTTAGATACTGAGGGTGAGGGGCAGGCTTCTGCAAGCAATGCTGACAATATCCAAATTAGTTCTAAAACGATTCAAAATAGTCTGGAGGAGACTGGTGAAACGCAGGCACAAGATTCTACGGAAACTTCTGCGTCAGTGCCGAGCGATTTAGCGAGTTCTGAAGCGCCTCAAGATGACGTTTCAGTTTTAGATACTGGGGGAGAGGTGCAAGCTTCTGCAACTGATTCTTCAGTGAAAACGGATGGTTCTATAGGAGATCAAACTGAATCAGATTTAGACGATACGCCTCAACTAGCGCAACAAGAAGAGACGACAACTCCTGCAAGCTTAGGGAGTGCTCAATCCGATTTGAATTTGAAAGAGAATAGTGATTCGCAGCAGCAAAATGAAGTGCTGGGCTTTGAGGGCGCTTCGATGAGCGAAAATAAAACTGATTTGGATTTGGTCAATAATGCAGCCACACAACAATCAGAAGTAACGCCCGATTCTTTAGGGGGGCTGAATGCTTCTGAAGGGTCAGATTTGGATAAGGAGAATACTCTGCCAAAAGAGGGCGCGCAAGCTTCTATAGGGGAGATGATTAAGCAAGATGAGAAACAAAGCTTAGTAGGAGATTTGACTTTAGAAATGGGTGTTTCTGTAGCTGAAAGTGTGGGGGATACGGCGATTGATCAAAATAATTTAGATCCTGCTGCTGGCACTCAGGAATTAAAAAAGCCGGTCGAATCGGATGAGAATTATGCGGGAATTATTCCAAAGGAAGTAGGAGAAGGAATTTTAGAAACGTTCACAGATGTGTTAGACACGCAAGCGGGAAATCGGATGTCGGAGATTAGTCAACCACGCTTGGCAACGCAACAAGGTGAATTCAAACAAAAGGAAGAACAAATAATCCCTCCAGAGCAAGCGGCTGATGCAAAAAATTCAATTGGTTCATTAAATTTGGAGTCGACAAGCCAAACAGATAAAAAAGTATTAGAGAACTTGTCTGATGTGAATTATCCTGCTCCAAATGCCAAAATGAAGAATTTGACTACTTCAAAGATTGAAACTGGAGGAAGATATCATGCAAAAAACGACTTAGCAGACAAAAATTTACTGACGGATTCAGCCATAGCAACAGAAAAATTAAATCACGTTGACCAACAACCGGAAGAGAATGCCGATGGATTGGAGATTTTACTGACGAAAATTCCGTCAGTAAAATCTCTGGTGAAAGATAAGCTAAAAGTGCTGAATCTTCCGTTGCCAGCTGGAGCAGTGCCTGCAATAGTAGTTAAAGCCACTAGAGAAAATGCTGACGAAAATTTCGTCAGTGAAAAAGGAGAAAGTTCGACTCAAAAAAGTACCGTAAAGGCCGATACCGATGAAAAAAAGATTGGAAATACAGCAGAACCAGCTAATTTTGTGCCATTAACTCCAATAGGCACGAAGCTTTTTCAGCTTGCCAACTCCAAACCCACTGACTTATTCAATCCAGATTCTCAGCAAAAATCAACAGGCTTGCAACATTCAAGAGCGAAAATAAATTTAGTTTTACTCGTTCCTAGTCTCGTTTTAATAGCTTTGTTGCTGCGACTTAGATCTTCAACAAGGAGGAACAAAAAATAA
- the ffh gene encoding signal recognition particle protein codes for MAFENLTERLQNVFKNLRGKKKITEADVTEITKEIRVALLEADVALPVVKKFIKAIRERAVGVEVSEALNPAQQIIKIVDEELTAILGGGEAELLKSPKIPTIIMMVGLQGAGKTTFAGKLAKKLKEEQEARPLMIAADVYRPAAIDQLKTLGSQLEIPVYDEGTAANPVDIVRNGLAKAREERKDYVLIDTAGRLEIDDTLMNELREIKALAEPTEILLVVDAMTGQVAAQVAKTFDEKLDITGVIITKLDGDTRGGAALSIREITGKPIKFTGTGEKLTDLEIFYPDRMSSRILGMGDMLTLIEKAQANYDEEQSIKLAEKMAENRFDYEDFVEQLDQVTNMGPMEEIMKMIPGMSQMPGLDKVKVDPKDIARKRAIVLSMTPAERHLEAELSPARRRRIATGSGNSFIEVNKFIKQFNQSKEMMQGMMNGDMNAMMQKMMGGQKMPNLPKGQMPTGMPDMSQLGDLSSMMGGAGNGMPDMSSMFGGGLKGKATEFAMKQAMKRAQKKMKKGKKKK; via the coding sequence ATGGCATTTGAAAATTTGACTGAACGTTTGCAAAACGTTTTTAAAAATTTACGAGGAAAGAAAAAAATTACAGAGGCTGATGTTACAGAAATCACCAAGGAAATTCGGGTTGCCTTGCTTGAGGCCGACGTTGCTTTGCCTGTTGTTAAGAAATTTATTAAAGCGATTCGTGAACGTGCGGTTGGTGTAGAGGTTTCTGAAGCGCTCAACCCTGCGCAACAAATCATCAAAATTGTTGATGAGGAATTGACGGCAATTTTGGGCGGTGGTGAGGCTGAATTACTCAAATCGCCAAAAATTCCAACAATTATCATGATGGTGGGGCTACAAGGGGCTGGTAAAACAACTTTTGCTGGTAAACTTGCCAAGAAACTCAAAGAAGAACAAGAAGCGCGTCCTTTGATGATTGCAGCCGATGTTTATCGCCCAGCGGCCATTGATCAACTCAAAACACTGGGGAGCCAGCTTGAAATTCCAGTTTATGATGAGGGAACAGCAGCAAATCCTGTTGATATTGTCCGTAATGGATTGGCTAAAGCACGTGAGGAACGTAAAGACTATGTCTTGATTGACACGGCTGGACGCTTGGAAATCGACGACACTTTGATGAACGAACTGCGTGAAATCAAAGCGTTGGCAGAACCAACAGAAATCTTGCTGGTTGTTGATGCAATGACAGGTCAAGTGGCTGCGCAAGTGGCGAAGACTTTCGATGAAAAACTTGATATCACGGGGGTTATTATCACCAAACTTGATGGGGATACTCGTGGTGGTGCTGCGCTTTCGATTCGAGAGATTACTGGTAAACCAATTAAATTTACTGGGACGGGCGAAAAATTAACGGATTTAGAAATTTTCTATCCTGATCGGATGAGCTCGCGGATTTTGGGCATGGGGGATATGCTTACCCTGATTGAGAAAGCTCAAGCCAATTATGATGAAGAGCAATCCATCAAATTAGCGGAAAAAATGGCGGAAAACCGTTTTGACTACGAGGATTTCGTGGAACAGCTTGATCAAGTGACAAATATGGGACCAATGGAAGAAATCATGAAAATGATTCCAGGGATGTCACAAATGCCTGGACTTGATAAAGTCAAGGTTGATCCGAAAGATATTGCAAGAAAACGCGCCATAGTGTTGTCAATGACACCAGCTGAGCGTCACTTAGAGGCTGAATTGTCTCCAGCTCGTCGTCGCCGTATTGCGACTGGTTCAGGGAATAGTTTCATTGAGGTCAATAAATTCATTAAGCAATTTAATCAGTCTAAAGAAATGATGCAAGGCATGATGAATGGCGATATGAATGCAATGATGCAAAAAATGATGGGTGGGCAAAAAATGCCTAATTTACCAAAAGGACAAATGCCTACCGGGATGCCTGATATGAGCCAGTTGGGTGATTTGTCAAGCATGATGGGCGGTGCTGGAAATGGGATGCCTGATATGTCCTCAATGTTTGGTGGAGGGCTTAAAGGAAAAGCAACTGAATTTGCCATGAAACAAGCCATGAAACGCGCTCAGAAAAAAATGAAAAAAGGGAAAAAGAAAAAATAA
- a CDS encoding RidA family protein, which produces MSDLNAVLARNTEQAPVAKGISSQTVAFSHYNNLSAQLPIIPETGQLIVGGIVEQAQQCFANIQAIVESTDHLMDDVVRISIFVKDIQDMARVDAVYKSFFPTYLPTRTVVAVADLPMGALISVDALITNGVGTIPNAPQAGDLIKLTNNTLRAPVSPLASQTVAFSHYNNLSAQIGVDPITGRVVEGGVKAETVQALKNIKAILTSIDVPFDDIVKINIFVKNLADMEVVDEVYRSFFPDSGIARAVNYLPARTTVQVANLEMGASVQIEAVVSHGDGTPPQAIEDRHGLIIEANNTDQAPISALSTQTVAFSHYNHLSAQLPIDLETGKLVSGGAKEQTKQILEHIKAIVESIDHALEDIVKVNIYLKNMADLPVIDEVYAQFFPAGTPARRVLGVSELPLDALVQIDAIVGNTEGTPPII; this is translated from the coding sequence ATGAGCGATCTGAACGCAGTGCTAGCAAGAAATACGGAACAAGCCCCAGTGGCAAAAGGAATTTCTTCACAAACCGTAGCCTTCTCACACTACAATAACCTTTCAGCGCAGCTACCTATTATTCCTGAAACAGGACAACTGATTGTTGGAGGCATTGTTGAACAAGCTCAGCAGTGTTTTGCCAATATTCAAGCTATTGTTGAAAGTACAGACCACTTGATGGATGATGTTGTCCGTATTTCTATCTTTGTTAAAGATATTCAGGACATGGCTCGCGTTGACGCAGTTTATAAATCATTTTTCCCAACTTACTTGCCTACTCGTACGGTAGTTGCCGTGGCAGACTTGCCAATGGGTGCTTTAATTTCTGTCGACGCACTGATTACAAACGGTGTTGGGACAATTCCTAATGCTCCACAAGCCGGCGATTTGATCAAATTGACTAATAACACTCTTAGGGCGCCAGTTTCTCCTTTAGCGAGTCAAACTGTGGCATTTTCACATTACAACAACCTCTCTGCACAAATCGGAGTGGATCCTATCACGGGACGAGTGGTGGAAGGTGGTGTGAAAGCTGAAACGGTGCAAGCTTTGAAAAATATTAAAGCAATCCTGACAAGCATTGATGTACCATTTGACGACATTGTAAAAATCAATATTTTTGTAAAAAATCTTGCAGATATGGAAGTTGTAGATGAAGTTTATCGTAGCTTCTTCCCTGACTCAGGAATTGCACGTGCGGTGAACTATCTTCCTGCTCGAACTACTGTGCAAGTTGCCAATTTGGAAATGGGTGCGTCTGTTCAAATCGAAGCTGTAGTTTCTCATGGTGATGGAACGCCACCACAAGCGATTGAAGATAGACACGGACTCATTATTGAAGCTAACAATACAGACCAAGCGCCAATCTCAGCGCTTTCGACACAAACTGTGGCTTTCTCTCATTACAATCATTTATCTGCTCAACTTCCTATTGATCTTGAGACAGGGAAGCTTGTATCAGGTGGAGCAAAAGAGCAAACGAAACAAATTCTTGAACATATCAAAGCGATTGTTGAAAGCATTGATCATGCGTTGGAAGACATTGTCAAAGTCAATATTTACCTTAAAAATATGGCCGATCTTCCAGTAATTGATGAAGTTTATGCTCAATTTTTCCCTGCGGGCACACCAGCTCGTCGCGTCCTTGGCGTAAGTGAACTTCCTTTGGATGCGCTTGTTCAAATTGATGCAATTGTGGGGAACACGGAAGGAACACCACCAATCATTTAA